A single region of the Lotus japonicus ecotype B-129 chromosome 4, LjGifu_v1.2 genome encodes:
- the LOC130715493 gene encoding transcription factor bHLH19-like isoform X1 yields MEDNHTPMDASVASWLSDFEIDDHTLFPDECHHLNLLVVDDKEFLSNDDIASVLQKQTLQQSLSSDCTSITLSNSFTDETSFDFADTPSITENFSPELSPSSSISSFKSQILFLDNTNSSPATNTTTQISGFDSSTLNPKQNETVLVPLPQLGNTHISTQNSKGSSKNQNFETKSSHGKRSPAHHHDHIMAERKRREKLSQSFIALAALVPGLKKMDKSSVLTDAIKYVKELKERLAVLEEQSKKTKVESVVVPINKPAPELCGGDNDDSSSCEESVEADESLVQVESRVSEQDMLIRILCKKQKRLLTKILAEIQSFQLSVVNSSILPFGDSMDITIIAQMGEGYDLTAKELVKKLRVAILKFMS; encoded by the exons ATGGAGGACAATCACACCCCAATGGACGCATCAGTAGCTAGCTGGCTATCTGATTTC GAAATTGATGATCACACTCTATTTCCTGATGAGTGCCACCACCTGAACTTGCTTGTTGTTGATGACAAAGAGTTTCTATCAAATGATGACATAGCAAGTGTCCTGCAAAAACAGACACTTCAACAATCACTATCTTCAGATTGCACTTCTATAACTCTGAGTAACTCGTTCACTGATGAAACTagctttgactttgctgatacACCTTCCATCACTGAAAACTTTTCACCAGAACTTTCCCCTTCATCCTCCATCTCCTCTTTCAAGTCTCAGATTCTGTTTTTGGACAACACAAACTCATCCCctgccaccaacaccaccacacAGATTTCTGGGTTTGACTCCAGCACCTTGAACCCAAAACAGAATGAAACTGTGTTAGTGCCACTGCCCCAGTTGGGAAACACGCATATCTCAACTCAAAATTCAAAAGGGTCAtcgaaaaatcaaaactttgaaACGAAATCCTCACATGGAAAGAGGTCTCCAGCTCACCATCATGATCACATCATGGCAGAGAGAAAGCGCAGGGAGAAGCTCAGCCAGAGCTTCATTGCTCTCGCAGCACTTGTTCCTGGCCTTAAGAAG ATGGACAAGTCCTCTGTATTAACAGACGCAATCAAATATGTGAAAGAGCTAAAGGAGCGTTTGGCGGTGCTGGAAGAACAGAGCAAGAAAACAAAGGTTGAGTCGGTAGTGGTTCCAATCAACAAGCCTGCGCCAGAGTTGTGTGGCGGCGATAATGATGATTCCTCATCATGTGAGGAGAGTGTCGAAGCCGATGAATCACTGGTGCAAGTGGAATCAAGAGTGTCAGAACAGGATATGCTGATTCGGATCCTCTGCAAGAAACAAAAGAGGCTGCTGACAAAAATTCTCGCTGAGATTCAAAGTTTTCAACTGTCCGTTGTCAATAGCAGTATCTTACCTTTTGGGGATTCTATGGACATTACTATTATTGCTCAG ATGGGTGAGGGTTACGACTTGACTGCAAAGGAACTTGTCAAGAAACTACGGGTAGCAATATTGAAGTTTATGTCATGA
- the LOC130715493 gene encoding transcription factor bHLH18-like isoform X2 — MEDNHTPMDASVASWLSDFEIDDHTLFPDECHHLNLLVVDDKEFLSNDDIASVLQKQTLQQSLSSDCTSITLSNSFTDETSFDFADTPSITENFSPELSPSSSISSFKSQILFLDNTNSSPATNTTTQISGFDSSTLNPKQNETVLVPLPQLGNTHISTQNSKGSSKNQNFETKSSHGKRSPAHHHDHIMAERKRREKLSQSFIALAALVPGLKKMDKSSVLTDAIKYVKELKERLAVLEEQSKKTKVESVVVPINKPAPELCGGDNDDESLVQVESRVSEQDMLIRILCKKQKRLLTKILAEIQSFQLSVVNSSILPFGDSMDITIIAQMGEGYDLTAKELVKKLRVAILKFMS; from the exons ATGGAGGACAATCACACCCCAATGGACGCATCAGTAGCTAGCTGGCTATCTGATTTC GAAATTGATGATCACACTCTATTTCCTGATGAGTGCCACCACCTGAACTTGCTTGTTGTTGATGACAAAGAGTTTCTATCAAATGATGACATAGCAAGTGTCCTGCAAAAACAGACACTTCAACAATCACTATCTTCAGATTGCACTTCTATAACTCTGAGTAACTCGTTCACTGATGAAACTagctttgactttgctgatacACCTTCCATCACTGAAAACTTTTCACCAGAACTTTCCCCTTCATCCTCCATCTCCTCTTTCAAGTCTCAGATTCTGTTTTTGGACAACACAAACTCATCCCctgccaccaacaccaccacacAGATTTCTGGGTTTGACTCCAGCACCTTGAACCCAAAACAGAATGAAACTGTGTTAGTGCCACTGCCCCAGTTGGGAAACACGCATATCTCAACTCAAAATTCAAAAGGGTCAtcgaaaaatcaaaactttgaaACGAAATCCTCACATGGAAAGAGGTCTCCAGCTCACCATCATGATCACATCATGGCAGAGAGAAAGCGCAGGGAGAAGCTCAGCCAGAGCTTCATTGCTCTCGCAGCACTTGTTCCTGGCCTTAAGAAG ATGGACAAGTCCTCTGTATTAACAGACGCAATCAAATATGTGAAAGAGCTAAAGGAGCGTTTGGCGGTGCTGGAAGAACAGAGCAAGAAAACAAAGGTTGAGTCGGTAGTGGTTCCAATCAACAAGCCTGCGCCAGAGTTGTGTGGCGGCGATAATGAT GATGAATCACTGGTGCAAGTGGAATCAAGAGTGTCAGAACAGGATATGCTGATTCGGATCCTCTGCAAGAAACAAAAGAGGCTGCTGACAAAAATTCTCGCTGAGATTCAAAGTTTTCAACTGTCCGTTGTCAATAGCAGTATCTTACCTTTTGGGGATTCTATGGACATTACTATTATTGCTCAG ATGGGTGAGGGTTACGACTTGACTGCAAAGGAACTTGTCAAGAAACTACGGGTAGCAATATTGAAGTTTATGTCATGA